Proteins encoded by one window of Labrus bergylta chromosome 2, fLabBer1.1, whole genome shotgun sequence:
- the spaw gene encoding southpaw, which yields MEARVFTVFCTLLLCSSAAVFSSQGRRHRSGLESGFRNLSVNPGSRFPPYMMQLYRSFRTADSSPSDSLTAQGDNLSAQSSDSVLSLVARGCHQDGGRWTISFDMSSVSAGELVQSAELRIRLPAFSGSKRATVDLYHSRKQSCDPDGASCHPDEELFLGSFITSPSSSKSSWKVFNVTALLKYWLHQGGRVSGQEASGEPEEDHGSGGGREGEVIFKNLGSRRRKTLHPTTNRVMMVIFSKHSLPQESHSLLHTVENSKYVTTDRASSDGQSRRHKRNRMERMRVTDGDSSTAAPPTPAAAAEPSQRTLCRRVDMWVDFDHIGWDEWIVHPKRFNAYRCEGECPSPLDDSFHPTNHAYMQSLLRHHHPERVSCASCVPTRLSPLSMLYYESDDLALRHHEDMIVEECGCH from the exons atggaagcgAGGGTCTTCACAGTTTTCTGCAcgctcctcctctgctcttctgcggctgttttctcctctcaggGTCGGAGGCACCGCTCGGGCCTCGAGTCTGGTTTCAGAAATCTGTCGGTGAATCCCGGCAGCAGATTCCCTCCGTACATGATGCAGCTATACCGCTCCTTCAGGACGGCCGATTCCTCGCCGTCAGACTCTTTGACCGCACAGGGGGACAACCTGTCAGCGCAGAGCTCCGACTCTGTCCTCAGCCTTGTAGCCAGAG GTTGTCATCAAGACGGAGGAAGATGGACAATCTCGTTTGACATGTCGTCCGTCTCTGCCGGTGAGCTCGTTCAGTCGGCAGAACTCCGGATCAGACTCCCAGCGTTCTCCGGATCCAAGCGGGCCACGGTGGATTTGTATCACTCCAGGAAGCAGAGCTGTGACCCTGACGGCGCGTCGTGCCACCCAGATGAGGAGCTTTTCCTGGGGAGTTTCATCACATCGCCCAGCAGCTCGAAGTCTTCCTGGAAGGTGTTTAATGTGACCGCTCTGTTGAAGTACTGGCTGCATCAGGGAGGCAGAGTGTCGGGACAGGAGGCGTCAGGGGAGCCCGAGGAGGATCATGGGAGCGGAGGTGGACGCGAGGGAGAGGTGATTTTTAAGAATTTGGGATCGAGGCGGAGAAAGACTCTCCATCCGACGACAAACCGGGTCATGATGGTCATCTTCTCCAAACACAGCCTGCCACAGGAAAGCCACAGTCTCCTTCACACCGTGGAGAACTCCAAGTATGTGACCACGGACAGAGCGAGCAGCGACGGGCAGAGTCGACGCCACAAAAGGAACAGGATGGAGAGGATGAGGGTGACGGATGGAGATTCTTCTACAGCTGCTCCGCcgacaccagcagcagcagcagagccgtCTCAGAGGACGCTGTGTCGGAGGGTGGACATGTGGGTGGACTTCGACCACATCGGCTGGGACGAGTGGATTGTTCACCCGAAGCGCTTCAATGCGTACCGCTGTGAGGGCGAGTGCCCCTCCCCCCTGGACGACTCCTTCCATCCCACTAACCACGCTTACATGCAG aGCCTCCTGCGTCATCACCACCCTGAGAGAGTGTCCTGTGCGTCCTGCGTGCCGACGCGCCTCAGCCCGCTCTCCATGCTGTACTACGAGAGCGACGACCTGGCCCTGCGGCATCACGAGGACATGATAGTAGAAGAGTGCGGCTGTCACTGA
- the dguok gene encoding deoxyguanosine kinase, mitochondrial isoform X2 translates to MAEPVSRWQNIESGTSKVSDGAPPQTTVSNLLQMMYQDPQRWSYTFQTFSCMSRLRTQLQPPPARLLGSEGTPVQVYERSVYSDRYIFALNMFELGCINSTEWAVYQDWHSLLVEEFGHQVELEGIIYLRAPPQKCMERLERRGRAEEEGVKLDYLDKLHVQHERWLVEKSTEIHFEKLKQIPVLQLDASVEFQRDPEVREQFITKVKNFFNAL, encoded by the exons ATGGCAGAGCCAGTCAGTAGGTGGCAGAACATCGAGAGCGGCACCTCCAAG GTGAGCGACGGAGCGCCCCCGCAGACGACAGTCAGCAACCTGCTGCAGATGATGTACCAGGACCCTCAGCGCTGGTCGTACACATTTCAGACGTTTTCATGCATGAGCCGACTGAGGACGCAGCTGCAGCCTCCTCCAGCCCGCCTGCTCGGCTCGGAGGGAACGCCCGTGCAGGTGTATGAACGCTCGGTCTACAGCGACAG ATACATCTTTGCCCTGAACATGTTTGAGCTCGGCTGCATCAACTCCACAGAGTGGGCCGTCTATCAGGACTGGCACTCCCTGCTGGTGGAGGAGTTTGGCCACCAGGTGGAGCTAGAGGGCATCATCTACCTCCGAGCTCCTCCACAG aaaTGTATGGAGCGTCTGGAGCGGCGAGGGAgggcggaggaggagggagtgaaGCTGGACTATCTGGACAAGCTGCACGTTCAACACGAGAGGTGGCTCGTTGAGAAGAGCACTGA aATACATTTTGAGAAGTTGAAACAGATTCCCGTGTTACAACTCGATGCCAGTGTGGAGTTTCAGAGGGACCCAGAGGTGCGGGAACAATTCATAACAAAG GTGAAGAACTTCTTCAACGCTTTGTGA
- the dguok gene encoding deoxyguanosine kinase, mitochondrial isoform X1, whose amino-acid sequence MMSALLCRVPTCTAGLKRFGFDTMMAQRSGRLGASCSRCLSVSARPAPVKRVSIEGNIAVGKSTFSRLLQSACSDWEVMAEPVSRWQNIESGTSKVSDGAPPQTTVSNLLQMMYQDPQRWSYTFQTFSCMSRLRTQLQPPPARLLGSEGTPVQVYERSVYSDRYIFALNMFELGCINSTEWAVYQDWHSLLVEEFGHQVELEGIIYLRAPPQKCMERLERRGRAEEEGVKLDYLDKLHVQHERWLVEKSTEIHFEKLKQIPVLQLDASVEFQRDPEVREQFITKVKNFFNAL is encoded by the exons ATGATGTCTGCCCTGCTTTGCCGTGTTCCAACATGTACAGCAGGTCTGAAAAGGTTTGGATTTGACACCATGATGGCTCAGAGGTCAGGCAGACTCGGTGCTTCCTGCTCCAGGTGTCTCTCAGTCTCTGCTCGACCTGCTCCAGTGAAGAGAGTCTCCATCGAGGGCAACATAG CTGTTGGAAAGTCGACCTTTTCAAGACTCCTGCAGTCGGCTTGTTCAGACTGGGAGGTGATGGCAGAGCCAGTCAGTAGGTGGCAGAACATCGAGAGCGGCACCTCCAAG GTGAGCGACGGAGCGCCCCCGCAGACGACAGTCAGCAACCTGCTGCAGATGATGTACCAGGACCCTCAGCGCTGGTCGTACACATTTCAGACGTTTTCATGCATGAGCCGACTGAGGACGCAGCTGCAGCCTCCTCCAGCCCGCCTGCTCGGCTCGGAGGGAACGCCCGTGCAGGTGTATGAACGCTCGGTCTACAGCGACAG ATACATCTTTGCCCTGAACATGTTTGAGCTCGGCTGCATCAACTCCACAGAGTGGGCCGTCTATCAGGACTGGCACTCCCTGCTGGTGGAGGAGTTTGGCCACCAGGTGGAGCTAGAGGGCATCATCTACCTCCGAGCTCCTCCACAG aaaTGTATGGAGCGTCTGGAGCGGCGAGGGAgggcggaggaggagggagtgaaGCTGGACTATCTGGACAAGCTGCACGTTCAACACGAGAGGTGGCTCGTTGAGAAGAGCACTGA aATACATTTTGAGAAGTTGAAACAGATTCCCGTGTTACAACTCGATGCCAGTGTGGAGTTTCAGAGGGACCCAGAGGTGCGGGAACAATTCATAACAAAG GTGAAGAACTTCTTCAACGCTTTGTGA